A single window of Rhipicephalus microplus isolate Deutch F79 chromosome 5, USDA_Rmic, whole genome shotgun sequence DNA harbors:
- the LOC119173344 gene encoding sulfotransferase 2A6 has translation MAMRRLQPYAQVIDGEKRCPIAPPECMRNGLKFIAQKGDLLQASYLRSGANWVQYIVQLILRGGEPLNNYDEFLQCAHIVEYYPRIAELKTSAPLRTLCTHLPLVSEKLNPEAKYVYVARNPWDVCVSIYHFVTSLSVYRFQDGTFDDLLEAFLTGCLPYGCYFEHLVAGYALKDEPNVLFVTYEELQRDTREVVRRLAGFMGEHYLKALEEDEAEGQKLLDVIINHSSVESMRKILVFNFSGHSEPEVDKHFRNIDVTSKADRAGETKSHNFVRNGKVGEWKQFFSPEQLLRMEAVIREKTMGSSVMDLWSDIRSEALCMSQG, from the exons ATGGCCATGAGGCGGCTCCAGCCCTACGCCCAAGTCATCGATGGTGAAAAAAGGTGCCCTATTGCGCCCCCGGAGTGCATGAGAAATGGCCTAAAGTTCATAGCACAGAAAGGGGACCTATTGCAAGCGTCGTATCTGAGAAGTGGAGCTAACTGGGTCCAGTACATTGTTCAGCTGATTCTCCGTGGAGGCGAGCCGCTAAACAACTACGATGAGTTCCTACAATGTGCCCACATCGTAGAATATTACCCGCGTATCGCGGAACTAAAGACCAGCGCACCACTGCGAACTCTTTGCACACACCTTCCACTGGTCTCGGAAAAACTGAACCCGGAAGCGAAGTACGTCTACGTGGCTCGCAACCCTTGGGATGTCTGCGTGTCGATCTACCACTTT GTGACCTCTCTTAGCGTTTACCGCTTTCAAGACGGCACATTCGACGATCTCCTGGAGGCTTTCTTGACGGGGTGTCTACCTTACGGCTGTTACTTCGAACACCTGGTGGCCGGTTATGCACTCAAGGACGAGCCCAATGTTTTGTTTGTCACGTATGAAGAGCTGCAGAGAGACACACGGGAAGTTGTGCGCCGCCTCGCCGGCTTCATGGGGGAGCATTACTTGAAAGCTTTAGAGGAAGACGAAGCGGAAGGGCAAAAGCTGTTGGACGTTATCATCAATCACAGCAGCGTGGAGAGCATGAGAAAAATACTGGTCTTTAACTTTAGCGGGCACTCTGAGCCAGAGGTGGACAAGCATTTCAGAAACATAGATGTTACTTCAAAGGCGGATCGCGCAGGAGAAACCAAAAGCCACAACTTTGTCAGAAATGGTAAGGTGGGAGAGTGGAAGCAGTTCTTCTCTCCTGAACAACTCCTGCGTATGGAAGCCGTCATTAGAGAAAAGACGATGGGTTCAAGCGTTATGGACCTTTGGAGCGACATACGATCTGAGGCTTTGTGCATGAGCCAAGGTTAA
- the LOC142817967 gene encoding uncharacterized protein LOC142817967 has product MSTPIQCLVSWKERKKIISINGHTMEDVLAAVKATDFGDVASTGRIEVYNAQFEAYVDPPGNHVFCDGSKIRIITDEAMPHACSTNELLVVSPELEPSTTQPFHGSDYRLPPLPLDLKVAIGNTELGKVSSRTKSRIVSWLSHHLMNFTVYPGRRLYEAASKALVVEYPVLRDTIGTGWTTSIPYDDHDEGVLVGHLEFMSKEMSKRAPDLQKLSESMKQTRSSRRSWMKDTVPTTAEILEKYPALGNVEMLHEEFTAITSIQMEKKLLEFFNNFGPRILELLKTRHSTKDLVKELEKELEKLEGNSRKYRFAVALIELLPLLLKEKPKFLRGPDIYPALCFEGTSIREAEEMTVVFEAFNIHVVDVIAGMTAIMELYWVLDIMYSESNKNTLTLLEYFCGLPSVPRAPLLLRTISSIKS; this is encoded by the exons ATGTCGACACCGATTCAATGCTTGGTGTCATGGAAGGAGCGCAAGAAGATTATCTCCATTAACGGACACACCATGGAAGATGTCTTGGCTGCCGTGAAGGCTACAGATTTTGGAGATGTCGCGTCAACCGGCAGAATAGAG GTTTACAATGCACAATTTGAAGCTTATGTCGACCCTCCAGGGAACCATGTCTTTTGTGATGGGAGCAAAATTAGAATAATCACTGATGAGGCCATGCCTCATGCTTGCAG CACAAATGAACTGCTTGTGGTTTCTCCCGAGTTGGAGCCATCAACTACTCAACCTTTTCACGGAAGTGATTATAGACTGCCACCCCTTCCCTTAGACCTAAAAGTTGCCATTGGCAATACAGAACTCGGAAAAGTTTCGAGTCGGACAAAATCAAGGATTGTGTCTTGGTTAAGCCACCATTTGATGAACTTCACTGT ATACCCAGGAAGGCGGCTCTATGAGGCTGCTTCAAAGGCACTCGTTGTTGAATACCCTGTCCTTAGAGACACAATTGGTACTGGTTGG ACAACAAGCATCCCATATGATGACCACGATGAAGGTGTTTTAGTGGGACACTTGGAATTCATGTCCAAAGAGATGTCGAAGCGTGCTCCGGACCTCCAGAAATTGAGCGAATCGATGAAGCAGACACGCTCTTCTAGGAGGTCGTGGATGAAAGATACAGTGCCTACAACAGCTGAGATACTTGAAAAGTATCCCGCTTTAGGAAATGTTGAGATG CTTCATGAAGAATTTACAGCAATAACAAGCATCCAGATGGAAAAAAAGCTGTTGGAATTTTTCAACAACTTTGGACCCAGGATTCTGGAGCTACTGAAAACTCGCCATTCAACAAAGGACCTGGTGAAGGAGCTCGAGAAGGAGCTTGAAAAACTGGAAGGCAATAGCCGTAAAT ATCGATTTGCAGTTGCCTTAATAGAACTCCTCCCACTGCTGCTGAAAGAGAAGCCGAAATTTCTGAGGGGCCCT GACATCTACCCTGCTCTTTGTTTTGAGGGAACAAGTATCAGAGAGGCCGAAGAAATGACCGTAGTGTTTGAGGCATTCAACATTCATGTCGTCGATGTTATAGCCGGCATGACGGCTATCATGGAACTGTATTGGGTACTGGACATCATGTACTCGGAGAGTAACAAAAACACCTTAACGCTCCTCGAGTACTTTTGTGGACTACCAAGTGTGCCCAGAGCACCACTACTTTTAAGGACGATTTCGTCGATCAAGAGCTGA